A single Primulina eburnea isolate SZY01 chromosome 11, ASM2296580v1, whole genome shotgun sequence DNA region contains:
- the LOC140804477 gene encoding uncharacterized protein translates to MMKYSTAIAETISWYASLLLALMLVLSCCEPSEGGEFQGNADPVSSERPCDEIYIVREGETLHSISEKCDDPYIVEENPHIHDPDDVFPGLVIKITPSKFR, encoded by the coding sequence ATGATGAAGTACTCGACGGCAATAGCGGAAACAATTTCGTGGTACGCTTCGCTGCTGCTAGCGTTAATGCTTGTGTTGAGTTGCTGCGAGCCGAGTGAGGGCGGAGAATTCCAGGGGAACGCCGACCCAGTGTCGTCTGAGAGGCCATGCGATGAGATCTACATCGTGAGAGAAGGGGAGACGCTGCATAGCATCAGCGAGAAGTGCGACGACCCATACATTGTTGAGGAGAATCCCCACATCCATGACCCGGATGATGTCTTTCCGGGTCTGGTTATCAAGATTACCCCATCAAAATTTAGATAG